Part of the Octopus bimaculoides isolate UCB-OBI-ISO-001 chromosome 21, ASM119413v2, whole genome shotgun sequence genome, NNNNNNNNNNNNNNNNNNNNNNNNNNNNNNNNNNNNNNNNNNNNNNNNNNNNNNNNNNNNNNNNNNNNNNNNNNNNNNNNNNNNNNNNNNNNNNNNNNNNNNNNNNNNNNNNNNNNNNNNNNNNNNNNNNNNNNNNNNNNNNNNNNNNNNNNNNNNNNNNNNNNNNNNNNNNNNNNNNNNNNNNNNNNNNNNNNNNNNNNNNNNNNNNNNNNNNNNNNNNNNNNNNNNNNNNNNNNNNNNNNNNNNNNNNNNNNNNNNNNNNNNNNNNNNNNNNNNNNNNNNNNNNNNNNNNNNNNNNNNNNNNNNNNNNNNNNNNNNNNNNNNNNNNNNNNNNNNNNNNNNNNNNNNNNNNNNNNNNNNNNNNNNNNNNNNNNNNNNNNNNNNNNNNNNNNNNNNNNNNNNNNNNNNNNNNNNNNNNNNNNNNNNNNNNNNNNNNNNNNNNNNNNNNNNNNNNNNNNNNNNNNNNNNNNNNNNNNNNNNNNNNNNNNNNNNNNNNNNNNNNNNNNNNNNNNNNNNNNNNNNNNNNNNNNNNNNNNNNNNNNNNNNNNNNNNNNNNNNNNNNNNNNNNNNNNNNNNNNNNNNNNNNNNNNNNNNNNNNNNNNNNNNNNNNNNNNNNNNNNNNNNNNNNNNNNNNNNNNNNNNNNNNNNNNNNNNNNNNNNNNNNNNNNNNNNNNNNNNNNNNNNNNNNNNNNNNNNNNNNNNNNNNNNNNNNNNNNNNNNNNNNNNNNNNNNNNNNNNNNNNNNNNNNNNNNNNNNNNNNNNNNNNNNNNNNNNNNNNNNNNNNNNNNNNNNNNNNNNNNNNNNNNNNNNNNNNNNNNNNNNNNNNNNNNNNNNNNNNNNNNNNNNNNNNNNNNNNNNNNNNNNNNNNNNNNNNNNNNNNNNNNNNNNNNNNNNNNNNNNNNNNNNNNNNNNNNNNNNNNNNNNNNNNNNNNNNNNNNNNNNNNNNNNNNNNNNNNNNNNNNNNNNNNNNNNNNNNNNNNNNNNNNNNNNNNNNNNNNNNNNNNNNNNNNNNNNNNNNNNNNNNNNNNNNNNNNNNNNNNNNNNNNNNNNNNNNNNNNNNNNNNNNNNNNNNNNNNNNNNNNNNNNNNNNNNNNNNNNNNNNNNNNNNNNNNNNNNNNNNNNNNNNNNNNNNNNNNNNNNNNNNNNNNNNNNNNNNNNNNNNNNNNNNNNNNNNNNNNNNNNNNNNNNNNNNNNNNNNNNNNNNNNNNNNNNNNNNNNNNNNNNNNNNNNNNNNNNNNNNNNNNNNNNNNNNNNNNNNNNNNNNNNNNNNNNNNNNNNNNNNNNNNNNNNNNNNNNNNNNNNNNNNNNNNNNNNNNNNNNNNNNNNNNNNNNNNNNNNNNNNNNNNNNNNNNNNNNNNNNNNNNNNNNNNNNNNNNNNNNNNNNNNNNNNNNNNNNNNNNNNNNNNNNNNNNNNNNNNNNNNNNNNNNNNNNNNNNNNNNNNNNNNNNNNNNNNNNNNNNNNNNNNNNNNNNNNNNNNNNNNNNNNNNNNNNNNNNNNNNNNNNNNNNNNNNNNNNNNNNNNNNNNNNNNNNNNNNNNNNNNNNNNNNNNNNNNNNNNNNNNNNNNNNNNNNNNNNNNNNNNNNNNNNNNNNNNNNNNNNNNNNNNNNNNNNNNNNNNNNNNNNNNNNNNNNNNNNNNNNNNNNNNNNNNNNNNNNNNNNNNNNNNNNNNNNNNNNNNNNNNNNNNNNNNNNNNNNNNNNNNNNNNNNNNNNNNNNNNNNNNNNNNNNNNNNNNNNNNNNNNNNNNNNNNNNNNNNNNNNNNNNNNNNNNNNNNNNNNNNNNNNNNNNNNNNNNNNNNNNNNNNNNNNNNNNNNNNNNNNNNNNNNNNNNNNNNNNNNNNNNNNNNNNNNNNNNNNNNNNNNNNNNNNNNNNNNNNNNNNNNNNNNNNNNNNNNNNNNNNNNNNNNNNNNNNNNNNNNNNNNNNNNNNNNNNNNNNNNNNNNNNNNNNNNNNNNNNNNNNNNNNNNNNNNNNNNNNNNNNNNNNNNNNNNNNNNNNNNNNNNNNNNNNNNNNNNNNNNNNNNNNNNNNNNNNNNNNNNNNNNNNNNNNNNNNNNNNNNNNNNNNNNNNNNNNNNNNNNNNNNNNNNNNNNNNNNNNNNNNNNNNNNNTTTGTATTGACACTGGCCAACTCacacttcacgcatgtcagtcgtccacaaagtatataaaacaagcaacacacaaggagaaagagacaaaaataaaataacacgtgtcaaattttttttctaaaaacgttcaatgacgttaactggagtgtggggtttgagtagacgtcattccaccttttgatttatcattgccattcttttcattcgattttatttttcctccatttttgtgttttttctgtccttgtattgttccctctgtgtttcgaccctgtgtggttaataaaaaaattaagtcgtcaggtatgtatatgtatgtgtagatgtgtaacTATCCCGCCTTTTCTTCAGATGTTGTGTATGTAGGATATACATCATTCAAAGTgaccatttttaaatatttcaatgattaGATGCAAACCTGAGTAGaatttgacaactatatctgttggcactccgtcggttacgacgacgagggttccagttgatccgatcaacagaacagcctgcttgtgaaattaacgtgcaagtggctgagcactccacagacacgtgcagtgtgacaaggctggcccctttgaaatacaggtacaacagaaacaggaagaaagggtgagagaaagttgtggtgaaagagtacagcagggttcactgtactctttcaccacaacatggTGTACTCtgatcagacgggtagtcatgatgggtgtattgggcttcgtatattttaccctctgtgtcactttgatggcatgcactgctctctcatacattatgcatatatgtataatNNNNNNNNNNNNNNNNNNNNNNNNNNNNNNNNNNNNNNNNNNNNNNNNNNNNNNNNNNNNNNNNNNNNNNNNNNNNNNNNNNNNNNNNNNNNNNNNNNNNNNNNNNNNNNNNNNNNNNNNNNNNNNNNNNNNNNNNNNNNNNNNNNNNNNNNNNNNNNNNNNNNNNNNNNNNNNNNNNNNNNNNNNNNNNNNNNNNNNNNNNNNNNNNNNNNNNNNNNNNNNNNNNNNNNNNNNNNNNNNNNNNNNNNNNNNNNNNNNNNNNNNNNNNNNNNNNNNNNNNNNNNNNNNNNNNNNNNNNNNNNNNNNNNNNNNNNNNNNNNNNNNNNNNNNNNNNNNNNNNNNNNNNNNNNNNNNNNNNNNNNNNNNNNNNNNNNNNNNNNNNNNNNNNNNNNNNNNNNNNNNNNNNNNNNNNNNNNNNNNNNNNNNNNNNNNNNNNNNNNNNNNNNNNNNNNNNNNNNNNNNNNNNNNNNNNNNNNNNNNNNNNNNNNNNNNNNNNNNNNNNNNNNNNNNNNNNNNNNNNNNNNNNNNNNNNNNNNNNNNNNNNNNNNNNNNNNNNNNNNNNNNNNNNNNNNNNNNNNNNNNNNNNNNNNNNNNNNNNNNNNNNNNNNNNNNNNNNNNNNNNNNNNNNNNNNNNNNNNNNNNNTAGTCCTTtctctgcggccatgctggagcaccgccgtaagtcgaaaaaatcgatcccaggatttattcttttgtaagcctagtacttattctattgtgtCTCTTTGGCCCAAGcgttaagttacgggtacgtaaacataccaacatcggttatcaagcgatggtgggtgagacagacatacatacacatacaccccacacacacacgtacaccaccaccccccacacacacacaaatatgacgggcttctttcagtttctatctgacaaatccactcacaaggctttggtcaacccgaggctatagcagaagacacttgcccgaggcgTAGGagtagtaagtagcttgcgtaccaaccacacggttccaggttctgtccaactgtgtggcaccttggccatgtgtgttctactataacctcgggccgaccaaagctttgtgagtggatttggtagacggaaactgaaagaagctcgtcgtatatatatacatatatatttatatatgtatgtgtttgtgtatatgtttgtgtctgtgtttgtcccccaacatcgcttgacaaccgatggtggtgtgtttacgtccccgtaacttagcggttcggcaaaagagaccgatagaataagtactaggcctacaaagaataagtcctggggccgatttgctcgactaaaggcggtgctcctgcatggccgcagtcaaatgactgaaacaagtaaaagagtaaaagagtaaggtgccacgcggtgggactgaacccgcgcacacataaaatgtgtttgtctgtctgtttatgtctgtgtgtgtctgtgtttctgtgcgtatgtgtgtgtgtgtgtgtgtgtctgtgtgcgttcgtgtgtctGACATTCATGTCacgctttaaatatatttttttaattaattgattttccTCAATATTCTCTTGAggtaagacagcgagctggcagaatcgttagcactttgGCTAAAATGCAGGATGCTATTTCTTTCGCTTTTTACgccgtgagttcaaattccgccgaggtcgactttatctttcattccgaAATCGAGGAAATACAATACTAGCCGAGCACCGCGCTTAAAGTAATCGACGGGCACCTTCTTctaaaaaaaattcagtcttGTACCTAcgatagaaaagattattcaggTGCAGCTCTGTGAAGGCACGTGGTCAGGTGGTTACGATGTTGAACTCATGATGCGTAAATaggggtttcgattcccggaccaggcagTGCATTATTTTCTTgcgcaaaatacttcatttcctgttgttccagtccacACGGTTGTGTAAATAAGTTCGAGCAAAATCTGAGAAGTTCACCCTGCGAAGGACCGGCGTTCCGCTGAGGTTGGAGCGTCATAATCACAGACACTCATAAACTATGGAACCTCGACTAAGGTCTAGCATTTCGAGTTCTAGGATATACATCAGTCCTCAGCCGATCAATCCTCAGCAGATCAGTCATTTCAGATGCTTACATATCTGTCTCTCCATATACCGTGCATTCTATTATTAAAACAATCTCGGTTAATTAAAAACGATGTGATGCGATTTAATGGTGATCTAGCTGCTATTTCGAGGTCAACTGCCACATTTATTAGATTCTATTGATTAACAAGTAAATCTTGATGGAATAATTATTACGCGACTAAAATCTCTCTTGTCGTTACTAACTCAtctatattgttgtttgttgcaTTTTGGAAGGGTCACTTTGCCAATAAATTCACAAGCACTGATTAATGTTCAGTTCTctctaaaaacaaaattcaaatgtaACACCTgcgatttcctttattttttattttttgagcaATTACACACGTTGTTTTGAGCCTGAGCTTGACCATGTGCACGGACTTCCCTCACGTTAAAGAGCTTCAGATACAGGCGTAACTTGATTTTTATGTGTTGCGTGCTATGGTTAGCTAAAGTCGGGAAAGACAAACCGCTTAGAGAAAAATCTTGGATAGAATCAAGACATTTGTTAGCGTGAGGGATGAGCTCTGCGAACAGCTGCTGCATGAAGCGATCACCATTCCTACATCTGTGCAAAAGACTCAAAATCCGGAGCAGGACTGAAAAACTACACATGTGCTGCTCATGTTTAAGAGAATAATCAAGCAATGGCGTTGCTCGAAATCGATtcgcagccatcatgtatgtatgtatgtatgtaggtaggtaggtaggtaggtaggtagaacactatgtgtgtgagcatgcgtgtatTTCAGTTAGTATATTTCGCTTTTGTATCTATTACACTCAGATCTGTTTTCTCCTCTTCGatctcgatctctctctctctttctctctctctccatcattctGTCCTGCCTCTGTCAGAATGATTCCCATCCGAATACAAAAAACATACACCTGAacgcacacatagaaacacacacacacacacacatgcactcgttctctctctctctctttctccctatctctcgcCTTacctctttcccccctctctctccccttctttccctCACTATTTATCTTTCCCTCTCATACCTATTATACTCCTCCACCACACAGTcattcacacacacctacacgcacgcacacactcatagaccTGTGTGcgcacgcagatacacacgcacacacacgtacacactcacatgcacacacatatacacacacgtacacctgccccctctccctttctttctgtctctctttctccctctctatctacctatctatctatctgtcattcaCTCTCGTATTTATTTTACTCCTCCACTCCGaccaaatctataaaaaaaataagccacctaaatacacacacacacaagcacctgcGTACTaccttttattactattttttaccCCATTTTATATTCTGATCATATAATAGCATTTGAACCACTCCACTTTGTTGCTAATGTGGTATTGATGAAGGAATAATGGTTGGATTATAATCTTTAAAGTATTTCAAGAGTCTTTTACACAGAGaatagcaaagaaagaaaagccaAGAAATATtgtttagtaaaatataaatgaaaataataatccgTCCCGTTGTTCTGTTGTGAAGAAGAATTCTTCTCTATAAAACCAAACAGATATTATCCTgcaataattataaaacatataaaaccattcaccaatttttttttattcttcttttttttagctAAAAAAGATTAGCCAATTAGCAAGACTGacaagaacacagaaagaataaaagaaagaatttttgaaaaaagaaaaaagaaaaagatgataagAAGCAACTTGTTTTGTGAGAAttcgtttatttttctataaagtcAAAAATCTCTTAAAAACCTTACCTTACTTTAAATACTCTTCATATTTCTTCATCTCTGTtactggtggtgctgctgttgttcatgttgttactgttgttgttgtagtggtggtggtggtggttgttgttgtaactgttttAGGGTTGTCATAATCCATCCTTTCCTACTAGTTATCTTCATTTCactgctattgctgctactattactactacgaaGACGACGActactaattgttgttgttgttagctcgctggacgaaatgcttagcggtatttcgcccctcgttacgttctgagttcaaattccgccgaggtcggaaTGTGACAATTTTTTAGAAGAGGGACTTAGTCGATCGtcaaaaattttctttaaacattCTGAAGGATTTTCAtgtttaatagaaaaaatattctattttcatttcggATCATATTTGAAGTAGATACTAATATTAAACATCTGAGAGTTTCTACACCGAAGGAGAATTTTTTaagatatttccattttattttagaGTTTGACTCAAAGACCAAGATGGTTTCTTGTTTTTCAGAACCGGTCCCTCAGGGAAATTACATTCAACatagcaaacaaacaaacgtaaaaaagtaaaagacatttttgcaaacacacacacacacacatgacagaaaatggaaaaaatatttccACAAGAAGCCGTAGCATCGCAGACAACACGTTTGACATCAACAACAGGTGACATTAATGAAGTGGCTACAAGTTCTTCGTCAAATATAAAAAAGCGCAATCTTTCGTAAATCCATTTTTGAACAAAAAAAAGATGTCTTGAATATGGAAAATTTTTCTCTAACTAAAGCCTAGCAGCGTTTTGTCTCCAAGGCCGGCACCAGTTTATCACAATCCATCAAGCAACGCGCTAGAGGACAGTAATATCTGTGCTTTGTCAAGACCCCAGGGCTTTCCTTGTTTCATCCAAGAAAGAGTTAGAGCAAGTTTTGGCAGATATCTTATGTGACATCTGCTATATTTGAAGTAGAATGTCGTATGGCACCATATGTGTCATCTTTAAAACGAAGGACAGTGTTTGCTACGCATATTTTTCCACATTTCATCGCTTGGACAGAGCACCAATTTAGGGTCAAGACCGACACAGAGGACTTGAATCTAGAATGTCGTCAAGTCTTCACAGCTCACTACCAGTCGGGCAATACTCCAGATGGTTGCTCTACTTTGGCATTCTACAAAGAACTAGTGACGAGCAAAACAATGAAGTTCTCAAGGAAACTTTAGACGTTGGTAAAAACCAACTGGCTGGCGTATTCGGGAAGGCTTTTAAGTCAAGGCCTATTGATAATTTCCAGGAATCCCTGGCTTGATAGCGACACCGGTGAACAttgccggttcgagataaactctagtGGCATGGAAGTGCCGTCTGCTGGCCTTGTCTGAGATGCGCGCAAAGTGTTATCGATCTCATGGATATGTCATGACTGAGTGGTAAGAATAATGTTGCTACAATTGTGTTTTGCTTGTCTGGACTACATGAAACCATATACAGATAGTAGGATAGTGTTGTAGTATCCTGCTGGTTTGCAGTAGAGTTCTCAACTATTATAGATGCGTCCAGAACGAGTGGGAtgttgcttacaaaccacatggttccgggttctgtccaactgcgtggcaccttgggcaagtgtcttctactatagcctcgggcagaccaaagccttgtgagtggatttggtagatggaaactgaaagaagctcgtcgtatatattatgtatatatatatatgtgtgtgtgtgtatgtttgtgtgtctgtgtttgtccccccaacatcgcttgacaaccgatgctggtgtgtttacgtcctcataacttagcggttcggcaaaagaaaccgatataataagtactagacttacaaagaataagtcctggggtcgatttgctcgactaaaggtggtgctccagcatggccgcagtcaaatgactgaaacaagtaaaagagtaaaagagtattagttCTTTGAAATATGGATTTCTAATTTTTCGCACAAGGTTAATGTATTCCTAAAAACACTATACCTGAACAAAAAGTGGAAAACACGGCGTAATGGTCACAGCTGACAGATTATATCATAGAACTTCCCAATCAGTGTCGACCAGGGGTTAAACTATAACAGCGACGACCAGGGGTTAAACTataacagcgacgacgacgacaacaactgAATGGAATCATTTTATTCATCTTAGCTTCTTTAATTTCAACAACTTGCTCTTttctgtattaaaatatattttagtgcatatatagttttgttaatagaaaaaaaaaattgagcaaTAATATTTTGGCACCTATAGACGattaaacataattaaaagtAATCAAACATGGCAAAATACGAATAATTCTTGCAATCAATGAGAAATATTGTCGAAACTGGTTTTTAGGATCTTGCAGACAGTACAGAAGTTACGGGTGATTGTCGCTTAATTCTGGCATCCatattttgttgttatctttGCGCTTCTTTTTCCGAATGTAGCTCTCTATTTCTTGCAGAGCCGTCTCAATGTCAGTCACTTTTCTGATTTCAAAAGGGTTTTCATAAAGTATTTCTATAAAACCTTCGCGTTCTATTATCGAACTGACAACCAATCGAAGACAAGCTTTTAAGTCAGTTTTCTTCATGATGTCTTCACCTGTTCGCAAATACAAAGAAATGATTTCAAAGAGTAGAACTAAAAGAGGAACTGACAAAAAAATATGGAGCAAAATGGATTCAGAGACAGATAATGAAGGAATAGAGAGCTGGATATCTCTCAAATTGTTGTCTTAGTTTATGTTGCCCAGGCACACCAGAAAGACCTAGTCAGGTGTCCTCTAAGACATTTTTCTCCACATCTAACACACGAAACTTTTAGCCTCACGTCCCTCTCATAGCTACGCTACAGAagtgacggagagagagagagagagagagctactaTTGAAGACCCATAGAATAATAgtaactgtataataatatatcataatgatatatattctcCAATTTGAAGtgacattttataaaaaatattcacGTGCACACTGTGACACAATATGTTTTGCATCTGGTTCAGTATTTCAACAGATTATACAGAAACGTTATAAGTTTTCTGCCAGACAGAGTGTACATCTTTTTTATCTACTGGATAAGAAACTGCTTCTTCGACAACGGGTCAAAATATGTTAGTGTTGGTGATCACTTTGCCATTTAAGCTCCAGCTATATTGAGATACTAAGAGAAATTTTCGATTAACTCTGGATATAAAGCAATGTTTATAACAAGTATTTATCTTGGGTATATTTTTAGTGTGTTCTATAGAATTTTTGTTATTGCCTCGAAGATATATTGTCAAATAATTGCCATTAGGAGGATGTGATATAATATTGCTGCAGATGGATTAAGTTAGAGAATGAGTGTGATTAATTCTATTGTTCTAACTATTAAGTTAACGATGTTTTCAACGATACTGTAATTAGTTTTtacatggtcttttttttttaatttgcggTTGTTTGAGGTTTGGGGCAAAAATTTTTGTTGAAGACATCACATTGTTAGGAAATCTCTCGTAAATTTGGAATTAATACCGTACTAAAGAGGGTTGagacattatttttttctaatttttactcGCCAGTGTATCATAACCTTGTATGAATagtatattttctttgaattcgCTATATTTTAATGCGTCATTATAGTCAGCTTTTGTGAAGCATACATACCGGAACCTGATTTAcgtaaaaagtatttaaaatatgacAATGAAATAGCATTAATGATTAGTTATATTAGAATATCGACTTACTTAGTAAAGACCAGGCTTCATCTCCTTCAATTATGGGTCTTATCCAGCGTGATTTCTTCATTTCCGTTAACCCAGTTCCTTTCGGTGGATAAATTGTCCACAGTACTTCCATGATGTCCACTTTACTAAACACGTTCAAGTTCCTGGGGTCTTCTAAAATggtttgcataaaaaaaaataataaaaaaaccagATTCTGAATAGGAAccaaatacataaacaataagGTGAGTCGCCACATCTAAGCGGCagttgaatgttactactagtttagcCCTAGGCAGATTCTCCACCAGCTGGTTTTTGTGGgggaggagggacaaacacacacacacacatatatatatatacatatatatatatataagacgatcTAACTTCAGTTTCCggccaccaaatccactcacacggctttggtcggtccgagactatagtagaaaacacttgcctaaggtgccacacagtgggcttgaacccggaaccatgtggctgggaagcaagcttcttgccacacagctagTGCAATAAATTGGCTATATTTCTACACTAcgcaaaatgttttaataatatcttttatacaattcctaagaatatttcattttaaatgtatGAGATGCCTTTAAGGATCGAAAGTATCCATAGAACAGCATTCTTGATTGATTCAAAAGGATCCACAGACAAAGATACGGTggggttgagaaccattgatataTATAGGATCAAGGTTGACATGAGCTAAGCAACTACAAAATAACAACCCTTTCGTTCTTCACAAACAAAGGTCGATCAAAATCTTCCTCTCACCTGAATCATTTCTGCTTTTATTTGCAAACATATCCAACAACAGATCAGCCAGTTCTGCGATACTGTCGTAAGTTGACAACCGGAAATCATAAAGTGAATTTTTCACCACTAACTGACTATCTTCTGTTCTCACGTGTTCACCAATTCCTGTtgcgttaaaagaaaaaaaaaacgagaagcaAGAATTTGGTAATTGATTCGTAGTATAGATAACTATGTACAGCATCTAATCTTACCTTCATCTTCCTTTCAGATGAAACAGAATTATTTGGGGGAGATTTCGTTCTCATTCCTAGCAGTTTAAATCACAGTATTGCGGGTCGAATTTGCGGATCCCCATCTTTGCTAGGAGCAAAGCAGGGACCCGTTGGTAacgaatacacagacacaccacacacatacacaaacacacggaaAGAGTGAAAaggataaatcgatagatagatagatagatagatagatagatagatagatagatagatagacaagcagacagaaaggtggaaagacagacagacaaatgggcGGGTGGGTAGAGACGCagaggacagacagatagatagatagatagattgctacatatatgtaggtaggtacgtacgtacggacgtagaGACGTAGGGAGGTatgagggaaaaaagaaaaaacagcttAGACTGACGAACAAAAGTCCGATCTTTTCATCAGTTGTCAACGATTGTTTCGTTACTTACCTATAAGGTATATCTCTGTCCCCTCATGCCTAAGATTCGCTGACTCCAAATGAACTCTTCTACGGTGCAAGGCTTGACCACCGGTCAGTAATACACACGCTTTTTGACACCAAGGTCGGGTGTGTATCTAGAAGAAAACAGGCACAGATATAGCAGagatgtatacttatacacacacatcataaaaacatacaggtatatatatatataagaatttaaggaatggagccattccttaaattcttaaatatactcaaatacccaaaatttcaaggagttcctgccttaaaaacaggaactaaaccacagttattttgtgttcctcgttacattggtttctattaacccatttattctatcagaagaatttttatttattaagatagaagaaatacacataattatatatatatatatatatatatatatatataNNNNNNNNNNNNNNNNNNNNNNNNNNNNNNNNNNNNNNNNNNNNNNNNNNNNNNNNNNNNNNNNNNNNNNNNNNNNNNNNNNNNNNNNNNNNNNNNNNNNNNNNNNNNNNNNNNNNNNNNNNNNNNNNNNNNNNNNNNNNNNNNNNNNNNNNNNNNNNNNNNNNNNNNNNNNNNNNNNNNNNNNNNNNNNNNNNNNNNNNNNNNNNNNNNNNNNNNNNNNNNNNNNNNNNNNNNNNNNNNNNNNNNNNNNNNNNNNNNNNNNNNNNNNNNNNNNNNNNNNNNNNNNNNNNNNNNNNNNNNNNNNNNNNNNNNNNNNNNNNNNNNNNNNNNNNNNNNNNNNNNNNNNNNNNNNNNNNNNNNNNNNNNNNNNNNNNNNNNNNNNNNNNNNNNNNNNNNNNNNNNNNNNNNNNNNNNNNNNNNNNNNNNNNNNNNNNNNNNNNNNNNNNNNNNNNNNNtatatatatatatatatatatatatatatatatattaagcatataattataaaaaatatgattataattaagGGCTACTGGAAATAACCAGCGCCTgcgctagaagtagatgtcaaatacctacaatccactctaaaCTTTGTTCTCTATATTCAACCACAAGTCGAACGCGAGAGAATGagcaagaaaatatacaaaattttgggTAATTCTATATCTCGAGATTTCATGCTCTGCATTCATCAGACTTAATAACGAAATACGTATCAGAGCGATACAGTATAAGATAAAATAGGAAACAAGAGCAGAAAAGAAGTGGAGGGTCTGTGGGCAAGATTCTGTAGACTGTTGGGGACTATTTACAAATCAGTCAGTCTAGGATATTTATGTTAGATTAACAGCCTCATTA contains:
- the LOC106880068 gene encoding uncharacterized protein LOC106880068, coding for MPESGPSRISEALIAVQNTMRIHTRPWCQKACVLLTGGQALHRRRVHLESANLRHEGTEIYLIGIGEHVRTEDSQLVVKNSLYDFRLSTYDSIAELADLLLDMFANKSRNDSEDPRNLNVFSKVDIMEVLWTIYPPKGTGLTEMKKSRWIRPIIEGDEAWSLLSEDIMKKTDLKACLRLVVSSIIEREGFIEILYENPFEIRKVTDIETALQEIESYIRKKKRKDNNKIWMPELSDNHP